The window GGGATGATCTCCGCCTTCGTCGCGGACTCCACGGTGCGCGCCATCATCGGCAGCCGGAGCAGGCACCGCGACACGTTCCTGCGGCTAGTGGAGGACGGGCTCAAGATCATGCCGGGGATGAGCTTGCCGGACCTGTTCCCCTCGTCGCGCCTCGCCATGCTCCTCAGCCGCGTGCCCGCCAAgatcgagcgccgccgccgcggcatgaTGGGCTTCATCGACACCATCATCCAGGAACACCAGGAGAGCAgagccgccgccgaagacgagGACCTTCTCGACGTGCTCTTGAGGCTCCAGAAAGACATGGACTCCCAGTATCCCCTCACCACCATGAACATCAAATCCATCTTGATCGTAAGCTCTCCTCCCCGAACTCCGGCTACTTCCCCCTCGTCAAAAACGAAATCCTCTTCATGTAATTCGCTCGAATCCAGGACATGTTCGGCGCGGGCAGCGAGACGTCAGCGACGACGCTGCAGTGGGCGATGGCGGAGCTGATGCGTAACCCGGCGGTGATGCGCCGGGCGCAGGACGAGGTGCGGCgagagctcgccgtcgccggcaacgacAGGGTAACCGAGGACACCCTCCCGAGCCTCCACTACCTCCGGCTGGTCATCAAGGAGACGCTCCGGCTccacccgccggcgccgctgctcctGCCGCGGGAGTGCGGCGGCGCGTGCAAGGTGTTCGGCTACGACGTGCCGGCCGGCACGATGGTGCTCGTGAACGCGTGGGCGATCGGCCgggacgcggcggcgtggggcgccgcggcggaggagttCTCGCCGGAGAGGTTCGAGCGGTGCGAGAGGGACTTCAGGGGGGCGGACTTCGAGCTCATCCCGTTCGGCGCCGGGAGGAGGATCTGCCCCGGCATGGCGTTCGGGCTGGCGCACGTCGAgctcgcgctcgccgcgctGCTGTTCCACTTCGACTGGAGGCTGCCGGGAGGGATGGCCGCCGGCGAGATGGACATGACGGAGGCGGCCGGGATCACGGTGCGCCGCCGTTCGGACCTACTGGTGTTCGCCGTGCCCCGTGTCCCCGTGCCAGCGCAGTAGACAGCTGGTGTTATCTTATCTAAGCCAATATGAGTAATCGCAATTAATGGCAGAATTTACCGATAATGGCCGtctttagattattttttttctaaaaaggtcacatcgaatgttggacacatgtatggagcattaaacatagaagaaaaaaatcaattgcatagtttgcatgtaaattgtgagacgaatcttttgagcctaaatataccatgatttgacaatgtgatgatacagtaaacatttaataataacagattaattaaacttaataaattcgtcctGCAGTTTACAAGCGAAAtctgtattttgttttgttattaaactatatttaatattttaaatgtgtgtaCGAATACTTAAAAAGATTTGGCCcagcaactaaacacagccaatttCATGTGAGCAGTAGTCAAATGGTCTCCTTGATTACCGTCATTAGTCAAAATCGCAGTTCAcatcatcacatattcacatggcGCGAAAGATTACGACACGCTACCAATTACCAAACCCCCAAACACTTTCCCCCCTCAAAGCCAAACAATGATTGAGGcagccatggccggcggcgccaTGCCGCTGGTCGTGCTGCTCCTTGCCACCATCCCGCTCCTGTTCTTCACCATCAAGCGCTCGGCGCagcgtcgtggcggcggcggcggcggcgaggggaggctcCCGCCGGGGCCGTGGGCGCTGCCTGTCATCGGCCACCtgcaccacctcgccggcgacctcccgcACCGCGCCCTGAGCGCCCTGGCGCGGCGCCACGGCGCGCTCATGCTGCTCCGCCTCGGCGAGGTCCAGGCCGTGGTCGCCTCCTCCCCGGACGCCGCCCGCGATATCATGAGGACCCACGACGCCGCGTTCGCGTCGCGGCCGCTGAGCCCGATGCAGCAGCTCGCGTACGGCCGGGACGCCGAGGGCGTCATCTTCGCGCCCTACGGCGACGGGTGGCGCCACCTCCGCAAGATCTGCACCGCCGAGCTCCTCAGCGCCCGCCGCGTCCAGTCCTTCCGCCCCGTCCGCGAGGCCGagctcggccgcctcctccgctccgtgGCCGAAGCcacctcgtcttcctcctccgcctcgctgGTCAACCTCACCGAGCTGATCTCCGCCTTCGTCGCCGACTCCACGGTGCGCGCCATCATCGGCAGCCGGTTCGAGCACCGCGACGCATACCTGCGGATGCTCCAGGACGGGCTCAAGATCGTCCCCGGGATGACGCTGCCGGACCTCTTCCCGTCCTCCCGCCTCGCGCTGTTCCTCAGCCGCGTTCCCGGCCGGATCGAGCACCACCGCCAAGGGATGCAACGGTTCATCGACGCCATCATCGTCGAGCACCAGGagaagcgcgccgccgccgccgccaacgacgacgacgacgaagacgaagactTCCTCGACGTGCTCTTGAAGCTCCAAAAGGAGATGGGCTCCCAACACCCGCTCACCACGGCTAACATCAAAACCGTCATGCTGGTAATCaagctctccctctctctatctcaaaaACCTTCGTGTTACTTGCAGAGTCCCTGATCATGGATCACTTCCCATGTTTCATGATCCTAGGACATGTTCGGCGCCGGCAGCGAGTCGTCGGCGACGGTGCTGCAGTGGACGATGGCGGAGCTGATGCGAAACCCAAGGGTCATGCAGAAGGCACAAGATGAGGTCCGGCGAGCACTCGCCGGGCATGACAAGGTGACAGAGCCAAACTTGACCAACCTACCCTACCTACGACTAGTCATCAAGGAGACACTCCGGCTACACCCACCCGCGCCATTGCTACTGCCACGCAAATGCGGAAGCACGTGCAAGATACTTGGATTTGACGTACCTGAGGGGGTCATGGTGATCGTGAACGCGTGGGCGATTGGTAGGGACCTGACGTATTGGGATAAGCCTGAGGAGTTCGTGCCTGAGAGGTTTGAACACAACGGGAGGGATTTCAAGGGAATGGACTTCGAGTTCATACCGTTTGGAGCTGGACGAAGGATATGCCCTGGCATCACATTCGGGATGGCGCATGTTGAGCTTGTTCTCTCTGCACTTCTGTACCACTTTGACTGGGAGCTTCCACAAGGGATGGCGGCAAAGGATCTAGACATGACAGAGGATTTTGGAGTCACAACACAACGGCGGTCTAACCTCTTGGTGCGTCCAATCCATCGTGTATCGGTTCCAGTAGAGTAAACATACTTGTAAGATATATTTATAATAAATGTAATTGCCAATGTACGTATATTAGTTTCagtttaattttgtttttttataattgGTAAAAGTCGAGTTTGACAttatatgtttgtggagtgatatatatatcatattaatttatttttattttttttataattatttaggtGACATGAAAAAAGATATAAGAAGATGTATCCTCAAGTGATGAAAATCTCTCTCCAGATATACAATTTCTATGTATGTCATTACTTGTTCAATCTTCTATAACTAGGGGGCAGATAACTTGGTTCATTTGGGCTCATTATCCTCTAATTTTCCTCTTGGGTGGTGCATCAGTATATTCTCCAATGTTAATGTTCTCTCTGAAACCTATAAAACGTTTTGCACTAATCAGTAATCAAGTATAATCAGTTCGGTTTCCGCATTTTGAAAGAGGCATGAATAAGTTGTGTCCAGTGTGGTTTTGACGTGAGATGCACGGACACAGCGCACGCAGAACATGTGCACATCCGTGCAGGGCTTCGTACTTGTAGAACGCAAACCTGTTCGTCCATGTCGCGTTCTCCCAGACATCCGAGCCGTGTCGATCGCGTGAGCTGCCATGGCCGGCGAACTCGCGTTCTATCTGCTCCTCGTAGGTCTCGTTGCCGTGCCATTGCTCATCTTGCTCGGCTCCgagcggcgcacggcggcgaggacgcggctgCCGCCGGGGCCGTGGGCGCTGCCGGTGGTCGGCCACCtgcaccacctcgccggcgggctcccgccgcaccgcgccatGCGCGAcctggcgcggcggcacggcccgCTCATGCTGCTCCGGCTCGGCGAGGTGGAGGCCGTCGTGGCGTCGTCGCCGGACGCGGCGCGGGAGATCATGAGGACGCACGACGTTGCGTTCGCGTCGCGGCCGGTCGGGCCCATGTCGCGGCTCTGGTTCCAGGGCGCCGACGGCCTCGTGTTCGCGCCCTACGGCGAGGCGTGGCGCCGGCTGCGGCGCGTCTGCACCCAGGAGCTCCTCAGCCACCGCCGCGTCCAGTCGTTCCGCCCCGTCCGCGAGGACGagctcggccgcctcctccgcgccgtcgacgcggcggcggcggccgggacggcGGTGAACCTCACGGCGATGATGTCCACCTACGTCGCCGACTCCACGGTGCGCGCCATCATCGGCAGCCGCCGGCTCAAGGACCGCGACGCGTTCCTCCGGATGCTCGACGAGCTGTTCACCATCATGCCCGGGATGAGCCTCCCGGACCTCTTCCCGTCGTCGCGCCTCGCCATGCTCGTCAGCCGCGCTCCCGGCCGGATCATgcgctaccgccgccgcatgcGCCGGATCATGGACAGCATCATCCACGAGCACCAGGAGAggagagccgccgccgacgccgccggtgacgacgacgacgacgacgacgaggacttGGTCGACGTCCTCCTCAGGCTGCAGAAGGAAGTGGGCGCGCAGTATCCTCTCACCACCGAGAACATCAAAACCGTCATGATGGTaagctcgacgccgccatggccgaACACCGAAAGCTCGACGCGCGCGCCAAAGATGTCTCCACCATTTTTCTCCCTCGCTTCTTTCACAGGACATATTTGGC of the Oryza sativa Japonica Group chromosome 2, ASM3414082v1 genome contains:
- the LOC4328542 gene encoding desmethyl-deoxy-podophyllotoxin synthase produces the protein MATELTEYLLLLPLLVVPLLYLAASSSRRSGRLRLPPGPWALPVIGHLHHLALAGAPTHRAMRDMARRHGPLMLLRFCELPVVVASSPDAAREIMRTHDVAFASRPIGPMLRLVFQGAEGVIFAPYGDGWRQLRKICTVELLSHRRVHSFRPVRADELGRLLRAVADQAASSSSSPVNLTGMISAFVADSTVRAIIGSRSRHRDTFLRLVEDGLKIMPGMSLPDLFPSSRLAMLLSRVPAKIERRRRGMMGFIDTIIQEHQESRAAAEDEDLLDVLLRLQKDMDSQYPLTTMNIKSILIDMFGAGSETSATTLQWAMAELMRNPAVMRRAQDEVRRELAVAGNDRVTEDTLPSLHYLRLVIKETLRLHPPAPLLLPRECGGACKVFGYDVPAGTMVLVNAWAIGRDAAAWGAAAEEFSPERFERCERDFRGADFELIPFGAGRRICPGMAFGLAHVELALAALLFHFDWRLPGGMAAGEMDMTEAAGITVRRRSDLLVFAVPRVPVPAQ
- the LOC4328543 gene encoding desmethyl-deoxy-podophyllotoxin synthase, producing the protein MIEAAMAGGAMPLVVLLLATIPLLFFTIKRSAQRRGGGGGGEGRLPPGPWALPVIGHLHHLAGDLPHRALSALARRHGALMLLRLGEVQAVVASSPDAARDIMRTHDAAFASRPLSPMQQLAYGRDAEGVIFAPYGDGWRHLRKICTAELLSARRVQSFRPVREAELGRLLRSVAEATSSSSSASLVNLTELISAFVADSTVRAIIGSRFEHRDAYLRMLQDGLKIVPGMTLPDLFPSSRLALFLSRVPGRIEHHRQGMQRFIDAIIVEHQEKRAAAAANDDDDEDEDFLDVLLKLQKEMGSQHPLTTANIKTVMLDMFGAGSESSATVLQWTMAELMRNPRVMQKAQDEVRRALAGHDKVTEPNLTNLPYLRLVIKETLRLHPPAPLLLPRKCGSTCKILGFDVPEGVMVIVNAWAIGRDLTYWDKPEEFVPERFEHNGRDFKGMDFEFIPFGAGRRICPGITFGMAHVELVLSALLYHFDWELPQGMAAKDLDMTEDFGVTTQRRSNLLVRPIHRVSVPVE
- the LOC4328544 gene encoding zealexin A1 synthase, with the protein product MAGELAFYLLLVGLVAVPLLILLGSERRTAARTRLPPGPWALPVVGHLHHLAGGLPPHRAMRDLARRHGPLMLLRLGEVEAVVASSPDAAREIMRTHDVAFASRPVGPMSRLWFQGADGLVFAPYGEAWRRLRRVCTQELLSHRRVQSFRPVREDELGRLLRAVDAAAAAGTAVNLTAMMSTYVADSTVRAIIGSRRLKDRDAFLRMLDELFTIMPGMSLPDLFPSSRLAMLVSRAPGRIMRYRRRMRRIMDSIIHEHQERRAAADAAGDDDDDDDEDLVDVLLRLQKEVGAQYPLTTENIKTVMMDIFGAASETSSTTLEWVMAELMRSPSAMRKAQDEVRRALAAGAAGHDTVTEDILPNLSYLKLVVKETLRLHPPAPLLAPRRCDSPREVLVLGHDVPAGATVLVNAWAIGRDTAAWGGAAEEFSPERFERCERDFRGADFELIPFGAGRRMCPGMAFGLVHVELALAALLFHFDWSLPGGMAADELDMAESSGLTTRRRLPLLVVARPHAALPTKYCN